The sequence ACTCGGTTAAGCCTACATGGTTTAGATTAGCGTTTAATTTTAACGCACCGGTGCCACTTTTAACGAAATTCCCTTCTCCACTCACATTAGTTGTTAGTTGCACTGTTTTATCTGTATTGTGAACAACAAGATTACTCAATTTATCCAATTTCGTGTGTTCGATATTCACTGTACTACCGTCCGTAAGTACTAAGTTTGCCTCGGTCAAAACCGCTTCTTTGGCTTGATGTGTGGTATCTGCTGCATAAGTGATGGTACCTTTGTTTACATCAATCACATTAAGCAAAGAGTTTCCTGCTAAGACAAGATTAGCCTCTTTTTCTGTTGGTTGATAAGCCAGATTTACTTTTCCGCTCTTATCACCGAAAATACCGTTAATTTGACGACTACCGTTCAAAGCAATAGTTAATCCTGCTTCGGTTTCACTGTTTTGGTTAATTATGTTGCCGTTAATGGTTTCCGCACGAAGCCCTGTAGGAGGTTGAGTCACATCATCAATCACAATTTGATTGCCGTTCAGATCCAGCGTACCTTGATTAAGCGTGAGGCTGCTTAAATTTACTTGATCGGCACTACCTAAACGTACCGTACCGTTTTTATTTACTTTTACGCTACTAAATGCCTGCTTTTCATTTTGCTCATTGGCTTTTTGGCTTAATGTTGCCAATCCTTCTTCAACCACTAAGTGTGATAAGTTAATTCCTGTACCGACTTGAATCATCTCACCATCACCGATTTTGTAGAATGTTTGATCGGCAGAGTCATTTAAATTCACTTCTTTATTGTCAGGATTACGAATATCACGATGGACAAAATTATCATGCCATACCAGTTCTTGGATATTCAGACGCACATATTGGATATTTTGCCCTTGAACCTCTTCATAAAGTAAACCAATATCACCATTCGGCAACTCTGTTAAACTATTATAGGAATAAGACGTACCTACGGTAATGTTAGTGCTGTATTTCCAGACAATTGAGCCATCATCTTGTACTTCGCCCAACCATACTTTACCATTACTGCGTGTAGTTGAGTGAGGATTAGCAAAAATCACGATCTCCTTGCCGTTAATTCGCTTGGAGTATTTGATGACAGACATCTGTGAATAAGGATCAAGCAATACATCATCAAGTACTTTAGAATTTGTCCAGCTATAGCCGCCATCTTTACTGGTAGAGATAACTACTTTTTTCTTGCCGTCAATTAAGTTACGGGAGAACATTTTTATTTCCCCGTTATCAAGTTCAATAAGCTGCGACTCAGTTGTTTGTTTATAGTAGCTATTTAATAAGCGACTGCCGCCATTTGCTGCCTCCCAGCGGTCGGTTGGTGCTTCACCACGTTCCCAAGTTTTACCGCCATCACGGCTGATAATGACCGCGGCAGTTTGAGAGCCTTGTAATTTACCTACATTGTTGGTGTAGTATACAGGCATTACTAAGTTACCGTTTTTTAGTTGAATACCGTTGCCCGGGCCAACCCCCATAAATTGCATCCAATCAGCTTTGACCTGCGGGGTAATATCCACAGGATTTGACCAAGTTTCACCGTCATCATCACTATGAATTAACCAGAGATAGCTGGTTCTTTTTGCAACTAATGGTGCGGAATCGTTACCTGCATGACGGGTATTTAAAAAAATATTACCTAAACGAGTTTCACCTTGATAAAGGTCGCCCAAATCTTTATAGGCAATCTCACGATTACCTTCCATCACTACACGATAGTCGGTTGCCTGATTATCTTCGTTATACACAACCCCATTTTCACGTACTGTGTATTGATTACCAGCAGTATCAGTTAAAACCCGATAATGTGTTCCACCAATGTTTTTATAACCGGTACCGTCAGGCTCTGCTCCTGCACCAAAGCCGAAAAGTCCTCGCATTTCAGGGAACATATCTACCAGCATAAAAATCCGACCGGTATTTTTATCTTGTACGACTAGAGGATCGATTAAAAATGCCGAGTTTTCCGTACCATAATTTTGTGAGGCTAAATCTAAAATTACCTGATCTTCTCCCCAAGTTTTACCACCGTCAGTACTACGACGAATTACTGTATCAATATTTCCCCAGTCTCCAGCATGTTGATGACGTTTGTCAGTTGCAGCAATCACTGTACCTTTTTGCGTTGTAAAAAGAGATGGAATGCGGTAACTGTTAGCACCACCTTGGCCCGGTTTAAATATTTCATATTTTTCCGTTTTCTCTGCACCAAAAAGGTTACGGCGTTCAAAAGCAGTATTTTGTGCTTCGACAAGCTGCTGATGTTTGGTATTAATTTCATCAGCATTGAGTACATTTTTGGTGATATCTGCATAAAGAATATCGCCTGCTAAAGGATTTTCCTGTGAACGTAATGCTCTTCCTAATGCGACGGTATTTAACTCTGCTACATCATTAAAGAACTTAGACGAATTAGAGGTTTTTTGTAATTGCCCATTTACATAAATTTTAATTTGTCCTGCTTCTTTATCAAATGTATAAGTAATTGTTCTATACTCACCTAAATTTCTAGGTGCTGCAACAGTTAATAGATCAGTATTCGGAACAAGATTACCTTGGGCGTTTCTAATCTCTAAACCGATATACTCATTATTATTACTATCTAAACGACTGTAAAACCAAAGGTAATTTCTGTCTGCCGAAGAGCTGGTTACACCCATTAAGGTACCAAAAACATTTTGAATAGCTCCGTTAGATCTAGCAGGGGCTTGTGCTACATTCCTCACTCGGAAAGTAATTGAGCCATTTTCTAGTTTAAAAGTGTCCTCCGCCAATTGTGAAGTGATATTCATACTACCTAAGCTCTTAGTTGAACTGTGCTGGAAAATCATTTCAGCCTGTGCTGTATTCCCTAACGTCGTAGCGACAAATCCCGCAATAGCAGTTTGTTTAAGCCAAGTTTTTGTTTGCTTTTTCATAGAACTTTCTCCTAATAGGTGATCGCATAATCGCCCATTAAGATAGTAATTTTTCAAAATAGAGTAAAATAGTGGAGTGAAAATTCGAGAGCGGCTTCACAGAAAGATTAAGTGGTTGGTCGTTTTCTGCTCTTTTTGGTTTTTTTTTGTTCGAAATGGGGTCTTTTTTTCGATAAGAATTTGATCGGGTGACAATTATTATTCTATTTAAAATAATTCAATTGAAAGCGTTTTTTATAAGTATTTCGGAAAAAGCGGTTAATTTTGAGGATTTTATCTATTGTGTGTAAATTTTTCTCAAAATTCAACCGCTTGCAATTATTTATAGCTGAGCGAACGCCTTATCTGCCGCATCTAACGTATGGGCAATATCAGCATCTGAGTGAGCTAAAGACATAAAACCGGCTTCAAATGCAGATGGTGCAAGATATACACCTTGTTCAAGCATTAAGCGGAAGAAACGGTTGAATTTAGCCGCATCGCATTTCATCACTTCTTGGAAGTTATTTACTGCTTTTTGTTCGGTGAAGAACAAGCCAAACATTCCACCGACATATTGCACTGTTAATGGCACATTGTGTTTATCAGCAAGGGCTTTAAAACCTTCTGCTAATGTTTTGGTTTTGAGTGCGAGCGTTTCTTCATTGCCGGATTTCGATAATTCGGTTAAGCAAGCCAAACCGGCAGCCATTGCAATCGGGTTGCCTGAAAGTGTACCTGCTTGATAAACAGGGCCGGTTGGGGCGATGTATTCCATTATCTCTTTTTTACCTCCGAAAGCACCGACCGGCATACCACCACCGATAATTTTACCAAGTGTGGTTAAATCTGGAGTAACGCCGTAGTAAGATTGTGCACCGCCTAATGCCACACGGAATCCTGTCATCACTTCATCAATAATAAAGACCGCACCGTATTGTGTGCAAAGTTCACGTAAGCCTTGTAAGAAACCGTTTTGCGGTGGAATGCAGTTCATATTGCCGGCAACAGGTTCAACAATTAAGCAGGCAATTTCAGTTGGGTATTGTTCAAAAGCAGCTTTAACTGAATCTAAATCATTATAGGTGCAAGTAAGGGTATGTTTTGCGAAATCTGCCGGTACGCCTGGGCCACTTGGCTGACCAAGGGTCAAAGCGCCTGACCCTGCTTTAACTAACAGAGAATCAGAATGCCCGTGATAACAGCCTTCAAATTTAATAATTTTATCCCGACCTGTATATCCACGAGCCAAGCGAATAGCAGACATTGTGGCCTCTGTGCCTGAACTGACCATTCTTACCATTTCAATAGAAGGGACTAATTTACAGACTAATTCGGCAAGTGTGATCTCCGCTGCTGTTGGCGTACCGAAACTTAATCCGTTCGGTACTGCTTTTAATACCGCATCAATAATTGATGGATGGTTATGCCCCAATACCATTGGTCCCCAAGAGCCGACATAATCAATATACTGTTTTCCATCACTGTCGATAATATAAGCCCCTTGTGCTTTTTCAATAAAAACAGGTGTGCCACCAACCCCTTTAAAGGCTCTAACAGGAGAATTTACTCCCCCCGGAATAACTTTTTGTGCTTGTTCAAACAGTTTCTCTGACATTGACATAATGATTCCTTTTTGATTTTTATAAATTTGCTGACTATTGTACTGAAAAGCCTCGATTTTCGCTAAAAAATTTTACGACTTTGCTACCTTATGATATTCTGATTACCTATTTTCTTGCTTATTTTCTGAGGTAATCCCACGATGTGGCTTACTTTTCTAACCGTATTTATTGTTTCGTTTTTATCATTAATCGTTATGAGACCGGTAGCGGAATTTATTGGTTTAGTCGATAAGCCTAACTTCCGTAAACGTCATCAAGGATTAATCCCGTTAATTGGCGGTATTGCGCTATTTTTGGGCAATCTAACCTTCTATTTTATGCAATGGCAAGATATGCGATTGCCTGAATTATACCTTTCGGCGGTGACGATTTTATTAATCATCGGTGTATTAGACGACCGATTTGATGTTAGCCCGTTATTACGGGCAGGTATTCAAGCCGGTTTAGCCGGGGCTATGATTTATAGTGGTTTATCGCTAGAAAGTTTAGGGCAAATTATCGCACCGTTTAGTATTGAACTTGGCTGGCTAGGAATTGTATTTACCGTTTTCATCACAATTGGCGTGATTAATGCCTTCAATATGGTTGATGGGATTGATGGCTTATTAGCCGGACTTTCCTGCGTGAGTTTTGCCGGTCTTGGCACATTAATGTTTATTAATGGCGAGCCGAGTTTGGGTTATTGGTGCTTTGCGATTATATTTGTGCTACTGCCTTATGCGATGTTTAATTTAAGCTTGTTTGGGGCAAAATGGAAAGTGTTTATGGGCGACTCTGGTAGTATGTTAATCGGTTTTACCATTATTTGGATTTTATTACTCAGCACCCAAGGTCAAGGCTCTCCGATTAGTCCGATTACCGGTTTATGGCTTATCGCGGTGCCGTTAATTGATATGGTGGCGGTTATTATTCGTCGTTTGAAAAAAGGTAAAAGTCCGTTCAAACCTGACCGCTTGCATTTGCATCATTTAATGATGCGAGCAGGCTTAACTTCTCGTCAAGCATTGCTAGTGATTACGCTATGGGCAGCATTTTGTTCGACTATCGGCGTGTTGGGAGAAGTTTATTACTGGAACCAATGGGTAATGATGTTAATGTTTCTTGGCCTATTTTTGCTTTATGCTTATTCGATTACCCATGCATGGCGAGTAACCCGTTTTGTTCGACGCTTAAAACGCCGAGCCAAGCGTAATCAACGAATTAATAATATATAAGGAATATAAATGCGAACATTATTTTACCGTCTTCTGGTTATTTTGTTGCTCACTGCTATTGGTGCGGCAGTAGGTTATGGGGCAAGTTATTCACAGACTGAGAAGTGGAAAGTAACTGCACAGCTTGAGCAACCTGCTGTGCCTGATTTAGGCAATTACTACTCTTTGTTATCAACCTATACTTTCTTAAATACCAATAACCAAGAAGCGAATTTACAGAAAGATGTGGTGGCAGAGGTTTATGCGGAATTTAAACGCAATCTGACGTCAGCGGATTTATTACAAAATTATCTGGCTCAAACGGAAGCCGTAAAACTAAAAGCGCAGCTTGAAAATAAATCGGCAACTATGATGGCAAGTCAGCTGGCAACACAATTTAGCTTTGAGAAAGATTCGGCAGTTTCGGCAGATACGTTCAGTTTAATTTCAGAAAACCCTGAGGAAGCACAAAAATTATTGAATGAATTTATTCTGTTGGCAAACTTGCAGGCTCGCGAGAAATTAAATGCTGATTTAATTGCAAAATGGAAAGTGCTTTTCCAGCAAATTAAAGCCGCAGCAGAATTGAATTTAGGTGCGAAACAAAGCACAAACGATTGGAGTGCTAAATTACAAATGATGCGTTCAGTTCAGCCTTTGGATAATGTTTTAACTACTTATCGTTTGGTGAAATCACCTAGTATTCCGTTAAATCCGATATCTCCTGACCGCTGGTTCTGGTTGATGATAGGGGCGTTAAGCGGATTAGTTATCGGTTTTATATTGAGTTTTGCGGTAAAGGCAAGAAAGTCGCAGTTGGTTCAACAAGTTGAAACTCTTTAATGAAAAATGGCACACAAGCTCAGTGTGCCATTTCTATTTGAGGAATAGAAATGCGGAAAATTGAATTTAACACTATTTGCATTGTTGGGCTGGGCTATATTGGATTACCTACCGCCGTGGCTTTTGCTAATAGTGGTAAACAGGTAATAGGCGTTGACATTAATCCACAGGTGGTTAAAACGGTAAATCAAGGAAAAGTGCATTTTGTTGAGCCGCAATTACAAGAATTAGTACAACAAGCGGTCAAAAACGGTCTGTTTTTTGCAACTGGCGAGGTACAGCCTGCTGATGCTTTTGTTATTGCCGTTCCCACACCACTAACCGCTGATTATCAGCCTGATTTGTCTTATATTCAATCCGCTGCTATGGCGATAGCTCCGCATTTACGTCAAGGCAATTTAGTGGTGTTAGAATCGACCTCACCGATTGGTACAACAGAACAGATTGCACAATGGTTTAAGCAAGCTCGTTCTGATTTACGCTTTCAGCTTGATACGAAAAACGAAGCGGATATTTATATTGCCTATTGTCCGGAACGTGTATTGCCCGGCAAGGTCATGACAGAACTGTTTGAAAATGACCGAGTAATTGGAGGATTAACACCAAAATGTAGCGAGCAAGCGGTCGATTTTTATCAAATTTTTGCAAAGGGCAATTGCATACAAACCGATGCCCGAACCGCAGAAATGTGTAAGTTGGTAGAAAATAGTTTCCGTGATGTGAATATTGCTTTTGCCAATGAACTTTCGATGATTTGCGATGAGCTTGGTATTAACGTGTGGGAGCTAATTGAGCTTGCCAATCGGCATCCAAGAGTTAATATTCTACAGCCGAGTGCCGGTGTTGGAGGGCATTGTATTGCTGTCGATCCTTGGTTTATTGTTTCTCAGTCTCCTCAATTAGCTAGGTTAGTTCGTACGGCAAGAGAAGTAAATAACAGTAAGCCACAGTGGGTAATAGAAAAGGTAAAAAAGGCATTAGCTGATTGTTCTATAGAAAAAGATTGCAAGCCGAGTGAGTTAACTATTGCTTGCTTAGGTTTAGCTTTTAAGCCTGATATTGATGATTTGCGTGAAAGCCCTGCGTTAAATATCACACAACAAATTGCTGATTGGCATAGCGGCAGAGTGCTGGCGGTGGAGCCGAATATCCAAAGTTTATCACTTACTAAAGTGCAATTAGTTGATTTAGCTACGGCGTTGAATCAAGCAGATATTTTGGTGCTGTTAGTTGATCACAAACCTTTTAAAAATGTGCCGATTGAGCAAATTCAGCAAACTTGTATTGTAGATTGTCGAGGAGTTTGGAAAAGATGATAACTATCGATCAATGGCTGTCTGATTTTTTTGACAGAGAGATTGTACAAGTTAAAGTAAGAGCAGAAGATTTAGTGCAAATTGAAGAATTACAAAAACAGGGCTTTGTTTGGGTTGAGGGTGAAATCGAATTTGAGCTTAATTTAGGAGAATATGCAAAATTCCCCGAAAAAACGACCGCTTGTCAAATAGCTACACTTCAGGATATTGAGGCATTACAATTGCTTTTTGGTTCAGCTTTTCCGAATAGCCGTTTTCGCCCTCCTTATTTTTCAATTGAAGAAAATCAACGCTTGTACCAAGAGTGGGTGACAAATGCAGTAAAAGGCAGCTTTGATGATCTCTGTTTAGTGAAGCGAAATGAGGAGGGGGAGATTCAAGGTGGGGTAACTCTTCGACTCAAACAAAATCAGGCGACAATTGGCTTGCTTGCTGTTGCCCCTGAATTCCAGCGGCAAGGCATTGCTTGTGAATTACTGAATGCTGCTATTTTATGGGCAAGCAAAAACAGTGCTGAACTGCTTAAAATTTCTACTCAAACCAGCAATTTGAAAGCAATTCATTTATATCAACGCTTGGGAGCTGAAGTGAAGGCAATTTATTATTGGTTTTATCCTCGAAAATATGATGACAAACTCAAATTTTATCTCATTTAATCAGCCACCGAATGTAGGTACAGAACTTAGTTATGTTCAGCGAGCACTTGAAAGTAAACGACTTTCCGGCGGAGGGGAGTTTACTCAGCGGTGCGAGCAATGGTTAGAGAAGAACCTCACTCACAGTAAAGTCCTGTTAACCCCCTCTTGTACGGCAGCACTTGAAATGTCTGCAATGTTATTAGATATTCAGGCCGGTGATGAAGTCATTATGCCAAGCTATACCTTTGTTTCGACTGCTAATGCATTTGTATTACGGGGGGCGAAAATTGTATTTGTAGATATTCGTCCTGATACGCTGAATCTTGATGAGAAGAAAATCGAACAAGCGATTACGGCTAAAACCAAAGTGATAGTGCCGGTGCATTATGCGGGCGTTTCTTGCGAAATGGATAGTATTCTGGCGATTGCGAAAAAATATGGGCTTTATGTAGTAGAAGATGCGGCTCAAGGCGTGATGTCGTTTTACAACGGGAAAGCATTAGGTTCAATCGGGCATATCGGTTGTTACAGTTTCCACGAAACCAAGAATTACAGTGCCGGTGGTGAAGGTGGGGCGATTGTTATTAATCATCCCAAATTGATAAAACGGGCAGAAATATTAAGAGAAAAAGGCACAGACCGTAGCCGATATTTTCGTGGTGAAGTAGATAAGTATCGCTGGCAAGATATCGGTTCAAGTTTTTTGATGTCTGAAATTCAAGCGGCATATTTATATGCGCAATTGGACGTTGCGGAGAAAATCAATCAAATCCGTTTAATGCTTTGGCAGCGTTATTACCAAGCTTTTCAACCTTTTGCTCAAGCCGGGCGGTTGGAGTTGCCGGTTTTGCCAAATAATTGTAAAGCCAATGGACATCTGTTTTATTTGAAATGGCGGGATGTTGACGAACGAACAGCCTTTATTGATTTTATGAAATCTCGGAATATTTTGACGGTTTTTCATTATTTACCTCTTCACTCCAGTCCGGCAGGACGGCAGTTTGGCTATTTTTGCGGAGAAGACAAGTGGACAACTAAAGAGAGCGAAAGGCTTGTGCGGTTACCTTTGTTTTATAATTTAACTGAGAAACAACAGGATCGAGTGATAAAAGCGGTGGTTGAATTTATTCAACAGACATAAAAACGGCTGAGATTTCTCAGCCGTTTTGCTATATATAATAAAAAATTAAGCGTAGTAAAGTTCAAATTCGACCGGGTGTGGTGTCATATTTACGCGTTCAACTTCTTTACGGCGAATACCGATATAGGCATCAATAAAGTCTTTTGTGAACACGCCACCTTGAGTTAAGAATTCAAAATCATTACTTAGCGCATCTAATGCAACATCTAAAGAGGAAGCGACCGTTGGAATATCTTTTAACTCTTCCGGTGGAAGATCATAAAGATTTTTATCCATTGCATCGCCCGGATGGATTTTATTAATCACGCCATCTAAGCCTGCCATTAATAATGCAGCAAAGCAGAGGTAAGGGTTTGCCATCGGATCCGGGAAGCGCGCTTCCACACGGGTCGCTTTTGGGCTGGTTACTGCCGGAATACGGATAGACGCCGAACGGTTACTTGCCGAATAAGCCAATAACACAGGGGCTTCAAAACCCGGTACTAAACGTTTATAAGAGTTTGTTGTCGGGTTAGTAAACGCATTTAATGCTTTAGCGTGTTTGATAATGCCACCAATATAGTAAAGGGCAGTTTCAGATAAGCCTGCATATTTATCACCCATAAACACATTTTTGCCATCTTTGCTTAATGACATATTACAGTGCATTCCCGAACCGTTATCACCTGCGAAAGGTTTTGGCATAAAGCATGCCGTTTTACCATGTTCAACTGCCACGTTTTGTACGATATATTTGTAGATTTGGGTCTCATCCGCTTTTAAGGTTAGGCTGTTGAAGCGGGTCGCGATTTCGTTTTGACCGGCGGTTGCTACTTCGTGATGATGCGCTTCAATCACTAAGCCCATTTCTTCCATGAGTAAACACATTTCGCTGCGGATATCATGGGCAGTATCAATTGGTGCCACAGCACAGTAGCCACCTTTTTTCATTGGGCGATATCCGTTGTTTCCATCTTCAAATTTGCGGTTGGTGTTCCATGCAGCTTCGACATCATCAATTTTGTATGAAACATTATTCATTTGCGTACTAAAACGCACATCATCAAATAAGAAGAATTCGGGCTCAGGACCAAACATGACATTATCTGCAATGCCGGTAGATTTTAAATAGTTTTCAGCGCGCTGTGCGATAGAGCGAGGATCGCGGTCATAAGACTGCATCGTGTTAGGATCATAAATGGAACAGCGGATAGTAAGAGTAGGAATTCGGGCGAAGGGGTCAACAGCGGCGGTCTCAGCGATTGGCATTAATAACATATCGGCTTTGTTAATTGCTTTCCAACCTTCAACGGAGGAGCCGTCAAACATTTTGCCTTCTTCAAATAAATCTTCAAGATCGTTGGCTACCAAACTCACAGGTAGTGAAACACCATGCTCTTTACCCTTAATATCGGTGAATTTTAATAAGACAAATTTGATATCATTGTCTTGAATCAGTTTAGACACATTAGCAATTGCGTTTGACATAATAAAAGTATTCCTCGTTAAGCGAAATTAATAAATAAAAAACTCACACATCATAGCATTTTTTAGCTGAAAATGTGATGTTTTTTAGTGCGCATTGATGATAAGAAGTTTCAGTAAAACAGTAAAATTTTGTTAAAATCAAACCGCTTGTATTTTTGGGAGAAAAAACATTTATGCTGCCCACCTATCATATTTTAGGTTCGGATATTCCGCACCACAACCAAAGGGTATTATCTTTTTTCCAACAAACATTATTACCTCAGCTAGCGAATCAATCTCATTATTTTTACGTTGTGGGCGGTAAGCAGTTGGAAACTGCGTTTTCATCGCTTTCTTTGAATGTATTTGCTTCCCAATTTTTATTGGCTAAAGCGCTAATTGCAAAAATTCGCCAAAATCCAACCGCTTGTTTTATCTTACATGGACAATTTAATCCTTGGATTTGGCTGGCGATCGCTTTAGGCATAATGCCAAGCCAAAACTTGATTTGGCATATTTGGGGAGCAGATTTGTACGAAGCAGCCAATTCTTGGAAATTTACACTCTTTTATCCGATTCGCCGATTTGCTCAGAAAAAGATTAAAAAAGTGTGGGCAACAAAAGGGGATTTGGCATTTTTTTGGAAAAATATTAGAGTAAGAACAGAAAAAGATCGCGTTATTTATTTCCCCACCAAATTGTCTAGCGACGATCTTCCGCTTAAACCTAAAGCAGAACGGTTGACCATTTTGCTCGGCAACTCGGGTGATCCGTCTAACAAGCATATTGCCGCCTTGAACGATATTCGGCAAACCTTGGGTGATAAAGTAAAAATTATCGTACCGATGGGGTATCCCGCGAATAATGAACGCTACATTCAGCAAGTGGAACAATATGGCAAGCGGTTATTTTCTGTCGAAAATTTGCAAATTTTACGGCATAAGCTTAATTTTGCAGATTATTTAGCTATTTTGACCGCTTGTGATCTAGGCTATTTTAATTTTGAACGTCAGCAAGGTGTCGGTACTATCTGTTTGCTGATTCAACATAATATTCCTTGCGTATTACATCCGAGTAACCTATTTTGTTTGGATATGCAGGCAGAAAATTTGCCTTATTTAACAACAGCAAAGATCACGCAGGTGGAAATTCAAAATGCTAAGAAAATCCTTGAAATCACAGATAAAGCAAAAATTACCTTTTTCCCTCCAAGTTATATTAAACTGTGGCAGCAAAGATTGAATGAACTGACAGAATCATGAATGAATATATTTTGCTAAGCGGATTCTACCTCTTATCCGTTTTTAGTTTCTTAATTTTAATCAGCAGAGATTACCAGAGAAAAGGCTTTTCGTTTCACTTGCTATTTAGCCTGATCTATTTTGTGACTTTTTACGCCGGCTTTCCGCTGTCTGGCGTTATGGCTCTGGGGTTCGACTATTCAATGCCGGATATTTCAAATCAATGGTTGGTATTTGTTACAAGCGGTTGCGGTTATTTGGTTTATTATGGGGTGTACTCAGCCTTCGCACCGACTATTCCCCAACCTCAAACAGCAAATGAATTTGCAAAATTTCAAGCAAAAACGACCGCTTGTTTACTCGCTCTTATCGCCTTAATTTCCTTAGCTTATTTCCTTTATTTAAATGGTTTCTTATTGTTTAAGTTGGAAAAATACAGCCAGCTTTTTGCCAAAAATAGGGTGGAAGCTGTGGCGTTAAAACG comes from Mannheimia granulomatis and encodes:
- the wecA gene encoding UDP-N-acetylglucosamine--undecaprenyl-phosphate N-acetylglucosaminephosphotransferase, with amino-acid sequence MWLTFLTVFIVSFLSLIVMRPVAEFIGLVDKPNFRKRHQGLIPLIGGIALFLGNLTFYFMQWQDMRLPELYLSAVTILLIIGVLDDRFDVSPLLRAGIQAGLAGAMIYSGLSLESLGQIIAPFSIELGWLGIVFTVFITIGVINAFNMVDGIDGLLAGLSCVSFAGLGTLMFINGEPSLGYWCFAIIFVLLPYAMFNLSLFGAKWKVFMGDSGSMLIGFTIIWILLLSTQGQGSPISPITGLWLIAVPLIDMVAVIIRRLKKGKSPFKPDRLHLHHLMMRAGLTSRQALLVITLWAAFCSTIGVLGEVYYWNQWVMMLMFLGLFLLYAYSITHAWRVTRFVRRLKRRAKRNQRINNI
- a CDS encoding LPS chain length-determining protein — its product is MRTLFYRLLVILLLTAIGAAVGYGASYSQTEKWKVTAQLEQPAVPDLGNYYSLLSTYTFLNTNNQEANLQKDVVAEVYAEFKRNLTSADLLQNYLAQTEAVKLKAQLENKSATMMASQLATQFSFEKDSAVSADTFSLISENPEEAQKLLNEFILLANLQAREKLNADLIAKWKVLFQQIKAAAELNLGAKQSTNDWSAKLQMMRSVQPLDNVLTTYRLVKSPSIPLNPISPDRWFWLMIGALSGLVIGFILSFAVKARKSQLVQQVETL
- the hemL gene encoding glutamate-1-semialdehyde 2,1-aminomutase; translated protein: MSMSEKLFEQAQKVIPGGVNSPVRAFKGVGGTPVFIEKAQGAYIIDSDGKQYIDYVGSWGPMVLGHNHPSIIDAVLKAVPNGLSFGTPTAAEITLAELVCKLVPSIEMVRMVSSGTEATMSAIRLARGYTGRDKIIKFEGCYHGHSDSLLVKAGSGALTLGQPSGPGVPADFAKHTLTCTYNDLDSVKAAFEQYPTEIACLIVEPVAGNMNCIPPQNGFLQGLRELCTQYGAVFIIDEVMTGFRVALGGAQSYYGVTPDLTTLGKIIGGGMPVGAFGGKKEIMEYIAPTGPVYQAGTLSGNPIAMAAGLACLTELSKSGNEETLALKTKTLAEGFKALADKHNVPLTVQYVGGMFGLFFTEQKAVNNFQEVMKCDAAKFNRFFRLMLEQGVYLAPSAFEAGFMSLAHSDADIAHTLDAADKAFAQL
- a CDS encoding exo-alpha-sialidase codes for the protein MKKQTKTWLKQTAIAGFVATTLGNTAQAEMIFQHSSTKSLGSMNITSQLAEDTFKLENGSITFRVRNVAQAPARSNGAIQNVFGTLMGVTSSSADRNYLWFYSRLDSNNNEYIGLEIRNAQGNLVPNTDLLTVAAPRNLGEYRTITYTFDKEAGQIKIYVNGQLQKTSNSSKFFNDVAELNTVALGRALRSQENPLAGDILYADITKNVLNADEINTKHQQLVEAQNTAFERRNLFGAEKTEKYEIFKPGQGGANSYRIPSLFTTQKGTVIAATDKRHQHAGDWGNIDTVIRRSTDGGKTWGEDQVILDLASQNYGTENSAFLIDPLVVQDKNTGRIFMLVDMFPEMRGLFGFGAGAEPDGTGYKNIGGTHYRVLTDTAGNQYTVRENGVVYNEDNQATDYRVVMEGNREIAYKDLGDLYQGETRLGNIFLNTRHAGNDSAPLVAKRTSYLWLIHSDDDGETWSNPVDITPQVKADWMQFMGVGPGNGIQLKNGNLVMPVYYTNNVGKLQGSQTAAVIISRDGGKTWERGEAPTDRWEAANGGSRLLNSYYKQTTESQLIELDNGEIKMFSRNLIDGKKKVVISTSKDGGYSWTNSKVLDDVLLDPYSQMSVIKYSKRINGKEIVIFANPHSTTRSNGKVWLGEVQDDGSIVWKYSTNITVGTSYSYNSLTELPNGDIGLLYEEVQGQNIQYVRLNIQELVWHDNFVHRDIRNPDNKEVNLNDSADQTFYKIGDGEMIQVGTGINLSHLVVEEGLATLSQKANEQNEKQAFSSVKVNKNGTVRLGSADQVNLSSLTLNQGTLDLNGNQIVIDDVTQPPTGLRAETINGNIINQNSETEAGLTIALNGSRQINGIFGDKSGKVNLAYQPTEKEANLVLAGNSLLNVIDVNKGTITYAADTTHQAKEAVLTEANLVLTDGSTVNIEHTKLDKLSNLVVHNTDKTVQLTTNVSGEGNFVKSGTGALKLNANLNHVGLTELREGNIDLQGTIKGSIVVLGNRAVLSGNGKIDTHSVWAKGAVIEPAAQQPIVNSGRAFRNANSFTPQTLTFSSVNSLGADLVLRINNIFQNMQRWDHDRVIIEGDLTTTEPNRVEAKLLGTEKGVSDKNQNGQYDADEGLSLVQVKGNGELGQFVLNKATASGADVSDIYKFTLVSVDKKVNGNDYYDYRLQNLLIDEEGNSPESVIRYTEPTPSTLENNNPNSGESTDNPAGGHSVDIGNTSNPNSSESTDNPIDGNRGDTDNTSTLNGGESTDNSVSRNSEDTVNISNPSSGNNANNPVDRNDGDIDSTSNPNSSKNTDNPIGGNSGDIGNASNPSNTDNTMPKPTHRAAINSRVPSYLVAPIAMYNHGNLIRQQFMANLWTHDKRGFYVSQQNGNSRYDSNLSFIDYGYNFKAKQSSTLFGGYLPIGVNSELHLGLAFGKYSVNPQAADGWSETRYKSTSFMAALHNQWDNLIVNASIGYHLQKGKLHTADAQNVASIKGKQLQASGEVGYQIPLGNVAVTPVWGLTYQQMKTSTNNRVGNWAVNIDPFKVFTQHIGANLSWKGDRIRLNTGVFYEHQHSRGGKVAIQANQTEQFKSGSLGSGLVFKLNGDIALTEQFFIELGVAHRKALDKAKIHQTQFNAKLEYRF